One window from the genome of Microbulbifer pacificus encodes:
- a CDS encoding sigma-54-dependent transcriptional regulator, which translates to MADRHPIALVVDDEPDICNLISMTLQRMDVRADIAMSVAEANRRLAEKRYDFCLTDMRLPDGDGLQIVEAIQELPADRMLPVAVITAHGNMDTAIAALKLGAFDFVSKPVNLERLRNLVHLALRLNEGRFLESQEFPPLFQGQSEAIRTLRARIEKIARSDAPVHIVGEAGSGKELAARCIHDQGPRGNRAFFPVHCATIPSAQLEETLFGGSTSSEKSLGLLQAANGGTLYFDEVSELPQDIQVRLLKAIEEKGFQDAATGENIKLDIRILTGSRKSLADEVRIGKFRSDLYYRINVIQLEMPPLRQRREDIPLLARNLLRHISNPSRGATPKASQEAIVALQTYGFPGNLRELENILERAVTLGESSTLYARDLLLPETSPTPSVQEPENPTLRYAPLHSPSAMEDQGANYPGQFDASDFETLDDFLQSIEREAIESALNETGWNRTAAAEKLGISFRSLRYRLKKLNMDE; encoded by the coding sequence ATGGCCGACCGACACCCCATAGCCTTGGTAGTGGATGACGAGCCCGACATCTGCAACCTGATTTCAATGACCCTGCAGCGCATGGACGTGCGCGCGGATATCGCCATGTCCGTGGCCGAGGCGAATCGCCGCCTCGCGGAGAAACGATACGACTTCTGCCTCACCGACATGCGCCTGCCCGATGGTGATGGCCTGCAGATCGTAGAAGCCATTCAGGAGCTGCCAGCCGATCGCATGCTTCCCGTCGCTGTCATCACCGCCCACGGCAATATGGACACCGCCATCGCCGCACTCAAGCTCGGGGCGTTCGATTTTGTCAGTAAGCCCGTGAATCTTGAACGTCTGCGCAATCTCGTGCACTTGGCCCTGCGCCTGAACGAAGGTCGCTTCCTCGAGAGTCAGGAATTTCCGCCGCTATTCCAGGGGCAGTCAGAAGCCATCAGGACCCTCCGTGCGCGGATTGAAAAAATTGCGCGCAGTGATGCGCCGGTACATATTGTCGGTGAGGCGGGCTCGGGAAAGGAGCTGGCGGCGAGATGTATCCACGATCAGGGGCCTCGCGGCAACCGGGCATTTTTCCCCGTGCACTGTGCAACCATCCCATCAGCGCAACTGGAAGAGACCCTGTTCGGCGGATCAACATCATCGGAAAAGAGTCTCGGGCTACTGCAGGCCGCTAACGGCGGCACACTCTACTTCGATGAAGTCAGCGAGTTGCCGCAGGATATTCAGGTCAGATTACTGAAAGCCATTGAGGAAAAAGGTTTTCAGGATGCGGCGACGGGCGAAAACATTAAGTTGGACATTCGCATACTGACAGGATCGCGCAAATCACTCGCCGACGAAGTCCGAATCGGAAAATTTCGCAGTGATCTGTATTACCGCATCAATGTCATCCAACTAGAGATGCCACCTCTGCGTCAGCGACGGGAAGATATTCCACTGCTCGCACGCAATCTTTTGAGGCATATCAGCAATCCGTCCCGGGGCGCCACACCCAAGGCGTCCCAGGAAGCCATCGTCGCGCTGCAGACCTACGGGTTCCCGGGCAACCTGAGAGAACTGGAAAATATCCTGGAGCGCGCCGTTACCCTTGGGGAAAGCAGCACTCTCTATGCGCGGGACTTGCTTCTGCCGGAGACCTCCCCTACGCCAAGCGTTCAGGAACCGGAAAATCCCACCCTCCGGTACGCCCCCCTTCATTCACCCTCCGCCATGGAGGATCAAGGCGCCAACTACCCGGGCCAGTTTGACGCCTCTGACTTTGAAACACTGGATGACTTCCTTCAGTCCATTGAGAGGGAAGCGATTGAGAGCGCGCTGAATGAGACAGGGTGGAACCGAACCGCGGCGGCAGAGAAGCTGGGAATTAGTTTTCGTTCGCTGCGGTATCGGTTGAAAAAACTCAATATGGATGAGTAA
- a CDS encoding NAD+ synthase: MSTLQLVLAQINLLVGDIHGNADQVVEVTRRAHREHNADLVLFPELTLCGYPPEDLLFRPSMQKRIDAALEKLKQANLPCAVLIGYPRVIAGTVLNMAGLIQGGELVAEYAKQKLPNYQVFDELRYFVPGDKPCVVDIKGIPTAVTICEDIWHPEPVAQAERAGAKLMLNINASPFHRGKAQERLALLSRQAQAGNMPIVYVNTVGGQDELVFDGGSFAVDKTGELRARAPEFVESLLPVTVELDGDDVSLARGNDAAPLDVLASVYQALVLGVRDYVNKNGFKGVVLGLSGGIDSALTLAVAVDALGPDRVEAVMMPFRYTSDLSRNDAADQAKRMGVHYRVIGIEGIFDAAMKALESEFAGSERDTTEENLQARARGMLLMAISNKKGFMVLTTGNKSEMSVGYATLYGDMVGGYNALKDVPKVLVYALSRYRNTVSEVIPETVITREPSAELAPDQVDSDSLPPYEILDEILRQYIDLDHSAADIIAMGFDEETVMRVVRLVDRNEYKRRQAAVGVRISERGFGRDRRYPITNGWKAGE; encoded by the coding sequence ATGTCTACTTTGCAGCTAGTGCTGGCGCAAATCAATCTGCTAGTGGGGGATATTCACGGCAATGCCGACCAAGTGGTCGAGGTAACCCGTCGCGCCCACCGCGAGCACAATGCCGATCTGGTGCTGTTCCCGGAGCTGACCCTGTGTGGGTATCCGCCGGAGGACCTTCTGTTTCGCCCCAGCATGCAAAAACGCATCGATGCCGCACTGGAAAAACTCAAGCAGGCGAATCTGCCCTGTGCCGTGCTCATCGGGTATCCCCGGGTGATTGCGGGCACCGTGCTCAATATGGCCGGCCTGATCCAGGGTGGTGAACTGGTAGCTGAGTACGCCAAGCAGAAGTTGCCCAATTACCAGGTATTCGACGAGCTGCGCTACTTCGTGCCCGGTGACAAGCCCTGCGTGGTCGACATCAAGGGCATCCCTACCGCGGTTACCATCTGTGAAGATATCTGGCATCCGGAACCCGTTGCCCAGGCGGAACGCGCCGGGGCAAAACTGATGCTCAACATCAACGCCTCTCCTTTCCATCGCGGCAAAGCGCAAGAGCGCCTGGCGCTGCTGAGCCGGCAGGCGCAGGCTGGAAATATGCCGATCGTGTACGTCAATACTGTGGGGGGGCAGGATGAGCTGGTGTTCGACGGCGGTTCCTTTGCGGTAGACAAGACTGGTGAGCTGCGCGCGCGTGCGCCGGAGTTTGTGGAGAGCCTGCTGCCCGTCACTGTGGAACTCGACGGTGATGATGTCTCGCTGGCTCGAGGCAATGATGCGGCGCCGCTGGATGTGCTTGCTTCTGTGTATCAGGCACTGGTGCTCGGCGTGCGGGATTACGTCAACAAGAATGGCTTCAAAGGCGTGGTGCTTGGTCTTTCCGGTGGTATTGACTCGGCTCTGACCCTGGCGGTTGCCGTGGATGCACTCGGCCCCGATCGGGTGGAGGCGGTAATGATGCCGTTTCGCTATACATCGGACCTGTCCAGAAATGACGCCGCGGATCAGGCGAAGCGCATGGGGGTGCACTACCGGGTTATCGGCATCGAGGGGATTTTCGATGCGGCGATGAAAGCGCTCGAGAGCGAGTTTGCCGGGAGCGAGCGCGATACCACCGAGGAAAACCTGCAGGCGCGTGCCCGCGGTATGTTGCTGATGGCCATTTCCAACAAGAAGGGCTTTATGGTGCTGACTACTGGCAACAAGAGCGAAATGTCCGTGGGCTACGCAACGCTCTATGGGGATATGGTGGGTGGCTACAATGCGCTGAAGGATGTACCCAAGGTGCTCGTATACGCATTGTCCCGCTATCGCAATACCGTTTCCGAAGTCATCCCCGAAACAGTGATTACCCGTGAGCCCAGCGCTGAGCTGGCCCCGGACCAGGTCGATTCCGACAGCTTGCCACCCTACGAGATTCTCGACGAGATCCTGCGGCAGTACATCGATCTCGATCACAGCGCCGCAGACATCATCGCCATGGGGTTTGACGAGGAAACCGTGATGCGGGTGGTGCGCCTGGTGGACCGCAACGAGTACAAGCGCCGCCAAGCCGCGGTGGGGGTGCGGATTTCCGAGCGCGGGTTTGGCCGCGATCGCCGCTATCCGATCACCAACGGCTGGAAAGCTGGCGAGTAG
- a CDS encoding outer membrane protein assembly factor BamD, producing the protein MQSWNRQSWAVQWKALLLALLAVLVASCASTDEEEEGLPSGNRTEQAFYEAAQRQLRSSQWELAIKNLRALEDNFPFGNYAEQAQLELIYAYYRDYQNDAAISAADRFIRLHPQHRNVDYAYYMKGLASFTEGSGLFERFLPTDMTRRDPGSARESFAYFAQLMARYPDSRYAPDAQKRMIHLRNLLARYEIHVANYYFKRGAYLASANRGRFVVENFQQTPAVPDALAVMVQSYHLLDMSQLENTSLEVLRTNYPDHPAFNKDGSFNYKYYAGAKGRSLAHRMTLGLFEKSDPRGFDSREIYNAEYRPENAPLPPEL; encoded by the coding sequence ATGCAGTCCTGGAATAGGCAGTCATGGGCAGTGCAATGGAAAGCACTATTGCTGGCATTGCTGGCGGTTTTAGTGGCTTCCTGCGCCAGCACGGACGAAGAGGAAGAGGGGCTTCCCTCCGGCAACCGCACTGAACAGGCCTTCTATGAAGCAGCGCAGCGCCAGCTCAGATCCAGCCAGTGGGAGCTGGCGATCAAGAACCTGCGGGCGCTGGAAGACAACTTCCCCTTCGGCAACTACGCCGAACAGGCCCAGCTGGAGCTGATCTACGCCTATTACCGCGACTACCAGAACGATGCGGCCATCTCCGCGGCGGATCGCTTTATACGCCTACACCCGCAGCACCGCAACGTGGACTACGCCTATTACATGAAAGGACTGGCCTCCTTCACCGAAGGCAGCGGCCTGTTCGAGCGCTTCCTGCCCACCGACATGACCCGGCGCGACCCGGGTTCCGCCCGTGAGTCCTTCGCCTACTTCGCCCAGCTGATGGCGCGCTACCCGGACAGCCGCTACGCCCCGGATGCGCAGAAGCGCATGATTCACCTGCGCAACCTGCTGGCACGCTATGAAATTCACGTGGCCAACTACTATTTCAAACGCGGTGCCTATCTGGCCTCTGCCAATCGCGGCCGTTTTGTGGTGGAAAACTTCCAGCAGACCCCGGCGGTGCCCGATGCGCTGGCGGTAATGGTGCAGTCCTACCATCTGCTTGACATGTCACAGCTGGAAAACACCTCGCTCGAAGTACTGCGTACCAACTACCCGGACCACCCGGCATTCAATAAGGACGGCAGTTTCAACTACAAGTACTACGCCGGTGCCAAGGGCCGGAGCCTGGCCCACCGTATGACCCTCGGTCTGTTCGAAAAATCCGACCCACGTGGATTCGACAGCCGCGAGATTTATAACGCCGAGTACCGGCCGGAAAATGCGCCGCTGCCACCAGAACTGTAA
- the rluD gene encoding 23S rRNA pseudouridine(1911/1915/1917) synthase RluD, which translates to MSNQIHLNVEVPAEYAGQRFDQIAADLIPDYSRARLQAWIKGGQLTVDGRSAKPKDKLFGGEQLSLRAELEPQGEWLAQDMALDIVYEDDAILVINKPAGLVVHPAAGNPDGTLLNGLLAHCPEQQNIPRAGIVHRLDKDTSGLMVVAKTLQAQADLVDQLKERTVTRLYDAIAQGTLSGGGKVDAPMGRHRTNRLKMAVVPNGGKEAITHYRLQERFRAHSLLRCQLETGRTHQIRVHMAHIRHPLVGDTLYCTRGKLPPGADPELITALQKFPRQALHAAELALFHPETGEPMHWVVPMPEDMLQLLALLRADSR; encoded by the coding sequence ATGAGCAATCAAATACATCTCAATGTCGAAGTGCCCGCGGAGTACGCCGGGCAGAGGTTTGACCAGATCGCGGCGGATTTGATCCCCGATTATTCCCGCGCGCGACTGCAAGCCTGGATTAAAGGCGGCCAACTCACCGTGGATGGTCGCAGCGCGAAGCCCAAAGACAAGCTGTTCGGGGGCGAACAGCTCTCTCTGCGTGCCGAGCTGGAGCCCCAGGGGGAATGGCTGGCGCAGGATATGGCGCTGGATATCGTGTACGAAGACGATGCGATCCTGGTCATCAACAAGCCTGCAGGGCTGGTGGTCCATCCCGCCGCAGGCAATCCCGATGGCACACTGCTGAATGGCCTGTTGGCCCACTGCCCGGAGCAGCAGAACATCCCCCGCGCCGGGATCGTGCACCGCCTGGACAAGGACACCAGCGGCTTGATGGTGGTCGCCAAGACCCTGCAGGCCCAGGCCGACCTGGTGGACCAGCTGAAGGAGCGCACGGTCACACGCCTGTACGATGCGATTGCGCAGGGCACGTTGAGTGGTGGCGGCAAGGTGGATGCGCCCATGGGACGGCACCGCACCAATCGTTTGAAGATGGCGGTTGTACCCAATGGCGGTAAGGAAGCCATCACTCACTATCGTTTGCAGGAACGATTCCGCGCCCACAGCCTTCTGCGCTGCCAGCTGGAGACCGGCCGCACCCACCAGATCCGCGTACATATGGCCCATATTCGGCACCCGCTGGTGGGGGACACGCTATATTGCACCCGCGGCAAGCTGCCCCCGGGTGCGGACCCGGAGCTTATTACGGCCCTGCAGAAATTCCCACGCCAGGCCCTGCATGCGGCGGAACTGGCTCTGTTCCACCCGGAAACGGGCGAGCCCATGCACTGGGTGGTGCCGATGCCGGAAGATATGCTGCAATTGCTCGCGCTGTTGCGCGCGGACAGCCGCTGA
- a CDS encoding sensor histidine kinase has translation MSSSSSASAVPQEVAAHDADPSQRPTAPGISSLRMRQRDLLRVYAWYRVAIALVLLGLFASGISRGAVGTLHPALYLNTAITYAVLNIAWLLFLYPSRFQTTPLRIGSILGGDLIAFLLLIQASGGLDSGVGYLMLTTCAVGSLLLDRRMGAFLAAIASIAVIAQQLFGILTGRADTQDIVSAGSLGILLFTCVTALQYLSTHIRLANQKAEQERRQAQHLQRLTQQIVAQMRTGVLVVDGSGRPELINRAAQQLLGMPADASSALSPELQKMLDTLKTQPDKSSRVIQGAGHGELRVSFTALSNDNRVSSLVFLDDNRKLAQQAQQLKLASLGRLTGSIAHEIRNPLSAISHAAELLGESADLSSEDRQLTDIICRHSQRVNQIVENVMQLSRRRTTEPQRLDLRKWAEEFLQDYQVGNPRCDIVLTQPAEPVYARFDPQQIAQVVTNLCNNALRHSELATGRAIAELAVSVNPERECAQLEVLDTGSGIPDEHREQIFEPFFTTETSGAGLGLYIARELCESNRATIYYCRAQDSRSCFRVEFANAEQIF, from the coding sequence GTGAGCAGCTCCTCTTCCGCCAGCGCGGTGCCGCAGGAGGTGGCAGCGCATGACGCCGATCCGTCACAGCGTCCCACCGCCCCCGGTATCAGCAGTCTCCGCATGCGCCAGCGCGACCTGCTGCGCGTCTATGCATGGTATCGGGTTGCCATAGCACTTGTTCTACTCGGGCTGTTTGCCTCCGGAATCAGCCGTGGCGCGGTGGGCACCCTGCACCCCGCACTGTATCTCAACACCGCCATTACTTATGCGGTCCTCAATATCGCCTGGCTGCTGTTCCTGTACCCGAGCCGCTTCCAGACAACCCCTCTGCGCATCGGCAGTATTCTCGGCGGGGATCTGATTGCGTTTCTGTTGCTGATTCAGGCCAGCGGCGGTCTCGATTCGGGTGTCGGCTACCTGATGCTTACGACCTGTGCCGTCGGCTCGCTGCTGTTGGATCGGCGTATGGGCGCGTTTCTTGCCGCCATCGCCAGCATCGCGGTCATTGCCCAACAGCTGTTCGGCATACTCACCGGGCGCGCCGATACGCAAGATATCGTCTCCGCGGGGAGCCTGGGCATTCTGCTGTTTACCTGTGTAACCGCCCTGCAATACCTTTCTACGCATATACGGCTCGCCAATCAGAAGGCGGAACAGGAGCGTCGACAGGCCCAACATCTGCAGCGGCTTACCCAGCAGATCGTCGCGCAGATGCGCACGGGTGTTCTGGTCGTGGACGGCAGCGGTCGCCCCGAGCTGATTAACCGCGCCGCCCAGCAGCTACTGGGGATGCCGGCGGATGCCTCCAGTGCATTAAGCCCGGAGCTGCAGAAGATGCTGGACACACTGAAAACGCAGCCTGACAAAAGCAGTCGCGTCATCCAGGGCGCCGGCCACGGAGAGCTGCGCGTAAGCTTCACCGCCCTTTCCAATGATAATCGCGTCAGCTCACTGGTATTCCTTGACGACAACCGCAAGCTGGCACAACAGGCTCAGCAGCTGAAACTCGCCTCCCTTGGACGCCTCACTGGCTCCATTGCCCATGAAATTCGCAATCCTCTGTCTGCCATCAGCCACGCCGCGGAACTGCTTGGGGAATCAGCGGACTTATCCTCCGAAGACCGACAGCTGACCGATATCATCTGCCGCCACAGCCAGCGAGTGAATCAGATTGTCGAAAATGTGATGCAGCTTTCGCGACGCCGCACGACGGAACCACAAAGGCTGGACCTGAGAAAGTGGGCGGAGGAGTTTTTACAGGATTATCAAGTCGGCAATCCGCGATGCGACATCGTCCTCACGCAACCCGCAGAACCCGTATATGCGCGTTTCGATCCGCAACAGATCGCGCAAGTTGTCACAAATCTCTGCAACAATGCCCTGCGTCACTCCGAGCTCGCCACCGGGCGCGCCATCGCCGAGCTCGCCGTAAGTGTCAATCCTGAGCGCGAATGCGCGCAACTTGAGGTACTCGACACCGGTTCCGGAATTCCCGACGAACACAGAGAGCAGATTTTCGAACCCTTTTTCACCACGGAAACCTCGGGCGCCGGCCTCGGCCTGTACATTGCCCGAGAACTGTGTGAATCGAATCGGGCAACGATTTATTACTGTCGCGCTCAAGACAGCCGGAGCTGCTTCAGAGTAGAATTCGCCAACGCCGAACAGATTTTCTGA
- the pgeF gene encoding peptidoglycan editing factor PgeF, which produces MAADHYLKPDWPAPANVHAFASLRYGGHSKGSYAAFNLADHVGDAPDAVEANRAQLKRELNLPGEPQWLEQIHSDKAVVAHNDGMVRTADASYTAEAGIVCAVLTADCLPLLVCNRNGSEVAAIHAGWRGLTGGVIRETINAMASAPEELLVWLGPAIGPEAFECGVEVLEAAFESSMSESHAEAIAKCFVPHSKKPLHFLADIYALGRAELAELGVTEVFGGDRCTISEESEFFSYRRDKETGRLASLIWFE; this is translated from the coding sequence ATGGCTGCCGACCACTACCTAAAGCCAGACTGGCCCGCCCCGGCCAATGTGCACGCCTTCGCCTCTCTGCGGTACGGCGGTCACAGCAAGGGAAGCTATGCGGCGTTCAACCTGGCGGACCATGTGGGCGATGCACCAGACGCGGTGGAGGCCAACCGCGCCCAGCTGAAAAGGGAGTTGAATCTGCCTGGTGAACCGCAGTGGCTGGAGCAGATTCACAGTGACAAGGCGGTGGTTGCCCACAACGATGGCATGGTGCGCACGGCAGATGCGAGTTATACGGCGGAAGCGGGTATCGTCTGTGCGGTGCTCACCGCAGACTGCCTGCCGCTGCTGGTGTGCAATCGCAACGGTTCTGAGGTGGCGGCGATCCACGCAGGCTGGCGAGGGCTGACCGGCGGCGTGATCCGCGAGACGATCAATGCCATGGCGAGCGCGCCGGAAGAGTTACTGGTGTGGCTCGGGCCCGCCATTGGGCCTGAGGCTTTCGAATGTGGGGTGGAGGTACTGGAGGCGGCGTTTGAGTCTTCCATGAGTGAGTCGCATGCGGAAGCCATTGCCAAGTGCTTTGTGCCTCATTCGAAGAAACCGCTGCATTTTCTGGCGGATATCTATGCGTTGGGGCGTGCTGAGCTTGCGGAGTTGGGGGTGACTGAGGTTTTTGGTGGCGACCGCTGTACCATTTCTGAGGAATCGGAATTCTTTTCTTATCGCCGGGATAAAGAGACCGGGCGCTTGGCATCCTTAATCTGGTTCGAGTGA